A genomic window from Punica granatum isolate Tunisia-2019 chromosome 2, ASM765513v2, whole genome shotgun sequence includes:
- the LOC116194952 gene encoding hevamine-A-like: MASKSIIALTFLSSTICALVVGANAGGIAIYWGQNGNEGTLAETCASGNYRFVNLAFLATFGNGQTPMINLAGHCDPYSNGCTGLSSDIKSCQAKGIKVMLSIGGAAGSYSLTSSDDAKQVATYLWNNFLGGKSSSRPLGDAVLDGIDFDIEGGNGMYWDDLARYLSGYSKKGKKVYLTAAPQCPFPDAYVGGALKTGLFDYVWVQFYNNPPCQYSSGSATNLEDYWKTWTSIPATEIFLGLPAAPDAAGSGFIPVSDLTSNVLPAIKGTSKYGGVMLWSKYYDDHTGYSKAIKSDV; this comes from the coding sequence ATGGCATCGAAATCCATCATTGCTTTGACATTTCTGTCTTCGACCATCTGTGCGCTTGTTGTCGGTGCGAATGCTGGTGGAATTGCCATCTACTGGGGCCAGAATGGGAACGAGGGAACGCTGGCAGAAACATGCGCCTCTGGAAACTACCGTTTTGTCAACCTGGCCTTCCTTGCGACATTCGGTAATGGTCAGACTCCCATGATCAACCTCGCTGGCCACTGTGACCCTTACAGCAATGGATGCACGGGTTTGAGCTCCGATATCAAGTCGTGCCAGGCGAAGGGGATCAAGGTGATGCTCTCGATTGGAGGAGCTGCGGGGAGTTACTCCCTCACCTCCTCGGATGATGCAAAGCAGGTTGCAACGTACCTTTGGAATAATTTCCTGGGGGGCAAGTCGTCTTCCCGTCCCCTGGGCGATGCTGTCCTTGACGGGATAGACTTCGACATCGAAGGAGGAAATGGAATGTACTGGGACGATCTTGCCAGGTACCTGTCTGGATACAGcaaaaaggggaagaaggtATACCTCACTGCAGCTCCTCAGTGTCCTTTCCCGGATGCATACGTCGGAGGTGCACTTAAGACAGGCCTATTCGATTATGTCTGGGTCCAGTTCTACAACAACCCTCCATGCCAGTACAGCTCCGGGAGTGCAACCAACTTGGAAGACTACTGGAAGACATGGACTTCGATTCCCGCCACAGAAATATTCCTGGGGTTGCCCGCAGCGCCTGACGCAGCAGGAAGCGGCTTCATTCCAGTGTCTGATCTGACTTCCAATGTGCTCCCGGCTATCAAAGGTACTTCCAAGTATGGAGGCGTGATGCTGTGGTCGAAGTACTACGACGACCACACCGGATACAGCAAAGCCATCAAGAGTGATgtctaa
- the LOC116197345 gene encoding hevamine-A-like, whose product MALTSTIISTFLSLMILALVLDVNAGGIAIYWGQSQNEGTLGETCASGDYRFVNLAFLATFGNGQTPMINLAGHCDPYSHGCTGLSSDIKSCQAKGIKVMLSIGGAAGSYSLTSLKDAKQVATYLWNNFLGGKSSSRPLGNAVLDGIDFDIEGGNGMYWDDLARYLSGYSKSGKKVYLTAAPQCPFPDAYIGGALKTGLFDYVWIQFYNNPPCQYSSGSATDLEDYWKKWTSIPTAKIFLGLPAAPDAAGSGFIPVHHLTSKVLPALKGTSKYGGVMLWSKYYDDHTGYSKAIKNNV is encoded by the coding sequence atggcGTTGACATCCACCATCATCTCAACATTTCTCTCTTTGATGATATTGGCGCTTGTTCTTGATGTGAATGCTGGTGGAATCGCCATCTACTGGGGACAGAGTCAGAACGAGGGAACGCTGGGCGAGACATGCGCCTCTGGAGACTACCGTTTTGTCAACCTGGCCTTCCTGGCGACTTTTGGGAATGGCCAGACTCCCATGATCAACCTCGCTGGCCACTGTGACCCCTACAGCCATGGATGCACAGGTTTGAGCTCTGACATTAAGTCCTGCCAGGCGAAGGGGATCAAGGTGATGCTCTCGATAGGAGGAGCTGCTGGGAGCTACTCTCTCACCTCCTTGAAGGATGCAAAGCAGGTCGCAACGTACCTTTGGAATAATTTCTTGGGGGGCAAGTCTTCTTCCCGTCCCCTGGGCAATGCTGTCCTTGACGGGATTGACTTTGACATCGAAGGAGGAAACGGGATGTACTGGGACGATCTCGCCAGGTACCTGTCTGGATACAGCAAAAGTGGGAAGAAGGTATACCTCACTGCAGCTCCTCAGTGTCCTTTCCCAGACGCATACATTGGAGGTGCACTTAAGACAGGCCTATTCGATTACGTCTGGATCCAGTTCTACAACAACCCTCCGTGCCAGTACAGCTCCGGGAGTGCAACTGACTTGGAAGACTACTGGAAGAAGTGGACTTCAATTCCCACCGCTAAAATATTCCTGGGGTTGCCTGCAGCGCCTGATGCAGCAGGAAGTGGCTTCATTCCCGTGCACCATCTGACTTCCAAAGTGCTCCCAGCTCTCAAGGGTACTTCCAAGTATGGAGGAGTGATGCTGTGGTCGAAGTACTACGACGACCACACCGGATACAGCAAAGCCATCAAGAATAATGTCTGA
- the LOC116193466 gene encoding chromatin remodeling protein SHL-like, protein MAKTRAPRRTLESYSVKPINKTIRAGDCVLMRPSDPSKPSYVARIERIESDSRGANVKVHVRWYYRPEESIGGRRQFHGSKEVFLSDHYDVQSADTIEGKCTVHTFKSYTKLDAVGNDDFFCRFEYNSSTGAFNPDRVAVYCKCEMPYNPDDLMVQCEGCSDWFHPACIEMTAEEAKRLDHFYCENCSTEGQKKLQISHAPSRHADAKVDTKRRRR, encoded by the exons ATGGCCAAAACCAGAGCTCCCAGACGGACTCTCGAGTCCTATTCAGTCAAACCCATCAACAAAACCATCAGAG CCGGCGATTGTGTCCTGATGCGGCCGTCCGACCCCTCCAAGCCCTCCTACGTGGCCAGGATCGAGCGGATCGAGTCCGACTCCCGCGGCGCCAACGTCAAGGTCCACGTTCGCTGGTACTACCGCCCCGAGGAGTCCATCGGCGGCCGCCGCCAGTTCCACGGCTCCAAGGAGGTCTTCCTCTCCGATCACTACGACGTCCAGAGCGCCGACACCATCGAGGGCAAGTGCACCGTCCACACCTTCAAGAGCTACACCAAGCTCGACGCCGTCGGCAACGACGACTTCTTCTGCCGTTTCGAGTATAACTCCTCCACCGGTGCCTTCAATCCCGACAGGGTAGCCGT GTACTGCAAGTGTGAGATGCCCTACAATCCCGATGATTTGATGGTCCAGTGCGAGGGCTGCAGCGATTG GTTTCATCCTGCTTGTATAGAAATGACAGCAGAGGAAGCTAAGAGACTTGACCACTTCTATTGTGAAAATTGTTCAACTGAAGGGCAGAAAAAGCTGCAAATTTCTCATGCTCCTTCAAGACATGCGGATGCAAAG GTGGACACAAAACGACGCAGGAGGTGA
- the LOC116193464 gene encoding RNA-binding protein 28 has translation MGKKRKAADGADASGAKRPQHCPATVLVTNLPYSFTNPQLEDTFSDVGPIRRCFLVAKKGSNEHRGFGFVQFAVAEDAFRAIELKNGSSVGGRKIGAKHAMHRAPLEQRRSKVNVENQGDAMEEKKTKHSSTETTIRPVLEPQEIEKPTEPKKDVSHNLVDSESCSEKQRVARTVILGGLSANMADDVHRLAKEIGTVCSVTYPLAREDLEQHALGQDGCKMYASAVLYTSVKSARKAVESLHQKEIKGGIVWARQLGGEGAKTQKWKLIIRNLPFKAKVEDIKEMFSAAGFVWDVFIPQNSETGLAKGFAFVKFTCKQDAENAIKKFNGQMFGKRPIAVDWAVPKKLYHGGSANITTDGQESGREEEVDSGSEDSKDHIEDLDKQTAVLDGEDGTQDDFASELNFEEEADVARKVLSNLLSLSAKGTLPPSNDDSEQPETEKNLSSIEMHDMPVKPSQDTKQDSVALSVEPTEIKVKESKEIDGEDDLQRTVFISNLSFDTDTEEVKQRFSAFGEVQSFVPVLHKVTKRPRGTGFLKFKTADAAEAAVSAAHVESAGLGIFLRGRQLTVLKALDKTSAHKKEMDKAKADSFDPRNLYLAKEGLIVEGTPAAEGVSESDMAKRQVLEREMTTKLQSPNFHVSRTRLILHNLPKSMTEKQLKKLCIDAVTSRATKQKPVIKQIKLIQNVKKGKVVSKDHSRGVAFVEFTEHQHALVALRVLNNNPDTFGLQRRPVVAFALNNVKKLQKRQAQLVQQQDAPEDSGNLGRHNEHGEQMNKRKRPFKEGNNTASEVQRDAEVKSSPVEVPAKRQGAAKKRQVSRENKREGELPLERNQESSKQKVKGSKRKLKNSPGGTVQGNGGVVESNDGGNGGHKAKSSQPQLKKRKLEQRTEQIENVGPQKNKRAKKVKQPPGREAVDKLDRLIEQYRSKFSQQSSDKTDGERQASKQLRRWFES, from the exons ATGGGAAAGAAGCGTAAGGCGGCCGACGGCGCTGACGCCAGCGGAGCCAAGCGGCCCCAACACTGCCCTGCCACCGTCCTTGTCACCAACTTGCCGTACTCTTTCACCAATCCTCAG CTAGAAGATACCTTCAGCGATGTTGGACCGATACGGCGATGCTTCCTGGTTGCAAAGAAAG GCTCAAATGAACACCGCGGTTTCGGCTTCGTACAGTT TGCTGTTGCAGAAGATGCCTTCCGTGCTATTGAGCTTAAAAATGGTTCATCTGTTGGAGGTCGTAAAATTGGAGCTAAGCATGCTATGCACCGTGCTCCTCTTGAGCAACGTCGATCCAAAGTGAATGTGGAAAACCAAG GTGATGCCatggaggaaaagaaaaccaagCACTCGTCAACAGAAACCACCATCAGGCCTGTGCTGGAGCCACAAGAAATAG AAAAACCCACGGAGCCCAAAAAAGATGTTTCCCATAATTTAGTTGACAGTGAGAGTTGCTCTGAAAAGCAAAG GGTTGCAAGGACGGTTATACTTGGTGGACTTAGTGCTAATATGGCAGATGATGTTCACCGTTTGGCTAAGGAGATTGGCACTGTATGTTCAGTAACTTATCCACTAGCAAGGGAAGACCTTGAACAGCACG CTCTTGGCCAAGATGGATGTAAAATGTATGCTTCAGCTGTTCTTTATACAAGTGTTAAATCTGCACGTAAAGCAGTAGAATCGCTGCACCAAAAAGAGATAAAAGGGGGAATTGTATGGGCACGGCAGTTGGGTGGCGAG GGAGCCAAGACTCAGAAATGGAAGCTTATTATTAGAAATCTTCCATTCAAG GCTAAAGTGGAGGATATAAAAGAAATGTTCTCAGCAGCAGGGTTTGTCTGGGATGTCTTTATTCCTCAGAATTCCGAGACAGG GTTAGCCAAGGGTTTTGCCTTTGTCAAATTCACCTGCAAACAAGATGCAGAAAAT gctattaaaaaatttaacggGCAAATGTTTGGTAAGAGACCCATAGCTGTTGATTGGGCTGTCCCAAAGAAACTTTATCACGGTGGAAGTGCAAATATTACCACTGATG GACAAGAGAGTGGAAGAGAGGAGGAAGTTGACAGCGGCAGCGAGGATTCGAAGGATCACATTGAAGATCTTGATAAGCAAACTGCAGTcttggatggggaagatggaACCCAGGATGATTTTGCCTCTGAGCTcaattttgaagaagaagctgatgTTGCCAGAAAAGTTCTTAGCAACTTGCTCTCATTATCTGCTAAAGGAACTCTTCCTCCCAGTAACGATGATTCTGAACAACCAGAAACAGAGAAGAATCTGAGCTCCATTGAGATGCATGATATGCCTGTAAAGCCATCACAGGACACTAAACAAGATTCAGTTGCTCTTTCAGTTGAACCTACGGAAATCAAAGTGAAGGAATCTAAAGAAATTGATGGTGAGGATGATTTGCAGCGGACAGTTTTCATAAGCAACCTTTCCTTTGATACTGATACTGAAGAAGTGAAGCAACGATTTTCTGCATTTGGAGAAGTGCAATCATTTGTCCCAGTCCTTCATAAAGTCACAAA GCGACCAAGAGggactggttttctcaagtTTAAGACAGCAGATGCAGCTGAAGCTGCTGTATCAGCAGCTCATGTGGAGTCTGCTGGTTTGGGCATATTTTTAAGGGGGAGGCAGCTGACAGTCTTGAAGGCTTTGGATAAGACATCGGCCCATAAGAAGGAAATGGATAAGGCAAAAGCTGATAGTTTTGACCCGCGTAATCTTTATTTGGCAAAG GAAGGACTTATCGTTGAGGGAACTCCAGCAGCAGAAGGTGTTTCCGAGAGCGATATGGCCAAACGACAAGT GTTGGAGAGGGAAATGACAACTAAACTTCAGTCCCCGAACTTCCATGTCTCGCGGACCAGACTCATTTTACACAATTTACCCAAGTCAATGACCGAAAAGCAACTTAAGAAGCTATGTATTGATGCAGTTACATCGCGAGCGACCAAGCAAAAGCCTGTTATTAAACAG ATAAAATTGATTCAGAATGTTAAGAAAGGCAAAGTAGTTTCCAAGGATCACTCTCGTGGTGTTGCGTTTGTTGAGTTCACAGAGCATCAGCATGCACTTGTGGCACTTAGAGTCTTAAATAATAATCCAG ACACTTTTGGTCTGCAGCGTCGTCCTGTTGTGGCGTTTGCCCTCAACAACGTTAAGAAACTGCAGAAGCGGCAGGCTCAGCTAGTTCAGCAACAAGATGCCCCTGAAGACTCGGGCAATTTAGGCCGACATAATGAGCATGGTGAACAAATGAACAAGAGGAAGCGCCCCTTCAAAGAAGGGAATAATACAGCAAGTGAAGTTCAAAGAGATGCTGAAGTGAAGAGTTCGCCTGTTGAGGTTCCCGCTAAAAGACAGGGGGCTGCTAAGAAGCGGCAGGTGAGTCGTGAAAATAAGAGGGAGGGAGAGTTGCCATTAGAGAGAAACCAGGAAAGCTCGAAGCAGAAGGTGAAAGGATCCAAAAGGAAACTAAAGAATTCCCCAGGTGGGACGGTGCAAGGTAATGGGGGAGTTGTTGAAAGCAATGATGGAGGGAATGGTGGTCACAAGGCAAAATCATCTCAACCTCAATTGAAAAAGAGGAAGCTGGAACAACGAACAGAACAGATCGAGAATGTTGGTCCGCAGAAAAATAAGAGGGCAAAGAAGGTCAAACAGCCTCCGGGGCGAGAGGCGGTGGATAAACTCGACAGGCTGATCGAACAGTACAGGTCAAAGTTCTCGCAGCAAAGTTCGGATAAAACTGACGGGGAGAGACAGGCTTCAAAGCAGCTGAGGAGATGGTTCGAATCTTAA
- the LOC116198119 gene encoding uncharacterized protein LOC116198119 encodes MAEAPETTMATVTHRRVRTNGISMHIAEKGEGPLVLLIHGFPEIWSTWMYQIDRLAEQGYHAVAPDMRGYGDSDCPRDLASYTVLHLVGDLIGLLDELKEQQALVVGHDWGAEVAWHLCLLRPDRVRALASLSVPFRPRSPTLKPLALMQRFGEGFYISQFQEPGRTERSFAKYDCLTVLKKFLLLNAPELLAAPPGVEIIDFLETPESLPPWIKEEELRYAAEQFEKSGFTGALNYYRAMDKNWELLAPWQGAKITVPTKFVTGDKDQGFQSFGTKDYIENGHFKRLVPDLDIVVIDGHHFIQLERAERVTDEILTFFANIRSSV; translated from the exons ATGGCAGAGGCTCCTGAGACGACCATGGCGACAGTGACCCACAGAAGGGTCCGTACAAATGGGATATCGATGCACATAGCCGAGAAGGGGGAAGGCCCATTGGTTCTGCTCATCCACGGCTTCCCGGAGATATGGTCGACATGGATGTACCAGATCGATCGGCTGGCTGAGCAAGGGTACCATGCTGTCGCACCAGACATGCGTGGCTATGGCGACTCCGACTGTCCCAGGGACCTGGCCTCGTACACCGTCCTCCATCTAGTcggggacttgatcggccttCTTGATGAGCTGAAAGAACAGCAG GCATTGGTGGTGGGGCATGACTGGGGTGCTGAAGTAGCATGGCACCTTTGCCTGTTAAGGCCGGACAGAGTGAGAGCGCTTGCCAGTTTATCGGTCCCTTTCCGACCGAGATCCCCAACATTAAAGCCCTTGGCCCTCATGCAACGATTCGGGGAAGGCTTCTACATCTCTCAGTTCCAG GAACCTGGACGAACTGAAAGGTCATTTGCTAAATACGATTGTCTGACGGTGCTGAAGAAGTTCTTGCTGCTGAATGCCCCCGAACTTTTAGCCGCTCCACCCGGTGTTGAGATCATAGATTTTCTGGAGACCCCCGAGTCTTTGCCTCCATGGATTAAAGAGGAAGAGCTACGATATGCTGCAGAACAGTTCGAGAAATCGGGCTTCACCGGGGCCCTCAACTATTACCGTGCGATGGACAA GAACTGGGAGCTTCTAGCACCATGGCAAGGGGCAAAAATCACAGTGCCCACCAAATTCGTTACTGGTGACAAGGACCAGGGGTTTCAATCCTTCGGCACGAAAGACTACATAGAAAATGGACATTTCAAGAGGCTAGTGCCCGACCTCGACATAGTAGTCATCGACGGGCATCATTTCATCCAGCTAGAGAGAGCAGAGCGAGTTACCGATGAAATCCTGACATTCTTCGCAAACATCAGATCATCAGTTTGA